The window atattttgttaacactgtattatttcaacatgtaagtAGTATTAATGCgattttacattgtttttaacACAGAGTACATCTCAActcagactagccacatttcgaATGCTCAGCAGCCACACATGGCCAGGGACTAAATGTAGCAAACAGCACAGCTCTGAAGTCTTGACCTCCATGTCTatctttacaaaaattattttaaacttgacATTTTAACTTTGGGCTACaacaaaactatttaaaacaGGCTTACCAAGTGGTGGAAAGTGATGCCTTTCAATGAAGGTAAAATGGGTCAAGACAAAGGTAAAAGGGAGATTTGAGTCAGAATCATTTATCTAAATAAAATCTGCTGGcatttcagtttattaatttaaagcaaatttatttttaattagaacccatgCTGTTAAGTATGTTTGTAAAAGATGAAAGTCGCAAGCCACTGGATATCACATTTTAGTTGATGAACTTTGGATTGGGATCAGTGTTAAAATTCCCATGGGCGTCTGAAAAATGAAACACGTGAAAGTTGTAAACAGTGGGTTCTTTCTTTACATGTCTTCTTTCTATTCCTCCCAACTGCAGGATGAAATGAGAGACAATTAACAATTATTCAGCATTAACTGGCAGCAGTGACTTTCTGAATCTGAGAAAGTAGTCAGCCCTATGTGCACCTGCTGCGTTTGGGTGCTACACCTCAACGAGTAGAGGAGAACAACACTTTTTCCTCTCGTAACCTGCACCTTGGATACAGGGTGCTCGTACGACTGATGGCTTCAATCATGTGATCATAGCAACATGTCTCCCTCTTGCCCAACACCATAAACGCTTTTTCCCCCTTGAGAGGCCATTCTAGGATTTAAATCAACCTCTCCACCTTGAGAGCCTGTTCTCATTCCGCAAATGATACCCCCTCACCCTCCCAGAACCTCGGTCTCCATATCTACCATATGAGAAAGAGGCTGTTATTATGAAATACACAGCTGTGAAAATGCAGGGGAAATGTTACTCATTTAAATATGCTCAAGGGCAAGCTATGCCTTAAGATTCCATTACCAATGCAGTGATAAACAGTCATACTATgactaagtttcttttcttgtgaCTGTCACATAAACATTTGTTCAGTTgtagatttttgtattttaggtATTAATCATTAAACGTGGTCCTACTcgaaatttttaactttttgctaTTTGTAGTCACGTTCTAAAAGGCGCTGTCTCCTAGTGCAGGAGACTGCGCCTCTGTGGCCAAGCGATGAAGGCCCCACTAGTGCACAGCCCAGACACTTTCACTGCTGCTCTGGTAACTGTTTTCTAAACAAATATCGGTCTTAGGTACTGATACATTTACAACTTGTGAATAGTCTTAGAGGTGGAGGACAAAAGACCTCACAAGAATAAATGGGCAGCCATGAAGGATATTTCCAGGcatgatacattttatattactAGGTACGTGAGTGTTCTAGTAACATTCTAAGTAGGTAAAGTTGAGTTGTTAAACTAATTTTAAACAAGCTTTTTCTTAGTTTACTGGGAGAATtataaagcaagaaacaaaactgGCCAGTGCCTGGAATGGTTGGGTGATTTTCAAAGCTACACACAAATACCTGGGGTTTCTGGGCTTGCCCTCTGCTGGGTCCTGATGTTTTTCCGGCTCTTCTTGTTTTTTGTTAAACTTCTCTTTTCCCTTGCTTTCAGAGCCATGAGCCTCTTCACTGGAGTTCTCATATTGATAACTAGTTGTTCCTTTAGtgaagaataataaatattttgggacCAGACATtaacagaaagtttaaaaaatcccAATTCATAAGGAAGAGTGCCATTCAGTACTCCATCCTTGGGGGAAGCAGGAGGACAGGAGTAACTAAGGAAAGAACAGCTGGGCACCTTCCTTCTGGTTGATACAACACTTTCACGACCCTCACCTTTCTGCTGCTTGATCGTTTTCACAGTgacattatttctgtttttccgGTAAATCTGCCACCCTGTGCTGCTGATTATTTCTGGCCCTTCAGAGAAGAAGGGATCAGAATCGTCTGGGCCTGATCATTTTGTATGTCTTGGTTAGGATTTTCTTGCAAAAATTTTTTGCCTCAAATACAAATTCTATGGTGAAGCTCATTAGTTCCTCCTCCCTGAATGTCTTATTTTTACCGAGTGCTCCCCTGTCAGTTCATAATGTTTGGGTATCAACTTTCTAAGCATCTTGGCACTTTTTAATAGCCAGGAACCAAACATGAGGTATGCCATTTGcctgttcttttctcttccatttcctctcAAGCTCCTTCCTCCACACTTACCTCCATGGACATTCACCCGTGGACTCAGAAATGGCACTGATGGATAATCTCATATCTCTCACCAGGGTTGGTAGAGGTCGGCCCATTTTTTTCTCGAACCGTAAAGGTCGCTATGGAATTGGGCTTCTACTGGGCCGCTTTGACCTTCAGTTGGTGGAGGGCTCCCCGACTCCCACGGCCTCAGCTGCCGAGGCCCCGCTGAGCCGGGGTCCCGcaggctgggcccccagcccccgcaCCCCGGCCGGCTCCTTACCCTCAGAAGTGCTGGTCTCTTCTGCCATCTCCCAAACGCTGATATCATCATCGGCCTCCTCCGCCGGCCCCTCCTCGGGGGTCTCCCAGGAGGCGTCCTCCTCGGGGTCCTCAGGCTCCTCGGGCTCCTGGGCCTTCGGCGCGGGCCCCTCTCCCGGCCCCCCGGGCGCCGGGGTCACGGGGAGCATGGCTGAGCCCGTGGGCGAGGGGGGCCTGGGCCGCACCACCACGCGGCCGCCGCGGGGCCGCACCAGGATGTGGTCGTTGTGGTAGATGCGGCGCAGCAGCGAATGCACCAGGTCCATTAACAGGAAGCGGAAGCCCACCATGGGGAACTGGTGGGCGTCCACCTCGACGTCCAGGACCTCCGGGGGCTCCTCCTCCCCGTCCTCGTCCTGGACCGGCCCGATGTCCGAGTCATCCTCGGAGCTCCCGCCCTCCAGGGCCGCTACCAGGCCCGCCGCCTCCCCCGGGCCTCCCGCGGCCCTCCTGGCCTCCAAGGCCGCGACGCCTGGGGGGGACCCGGAATCATCGTGGTCCCCGTGGGGCCCGGAGTCGCGGTCTGCCCTGTCACCGGCTCTGGCCGCTCCGGTCGCTCCGGCCGGCGCTCCCGCCGCGCCCGTGGAGCCGTCCAGGCCGCCCGAGGCCGGATCTCCTTCCCCCGTGGTTGACATGGCACCGAGCAGTTACCTCGGCCGCGCCGCGATCGGCTGCGGCGGCGACGGTAATGTTGGTAGCCACCGAGGTGGCTGCCCTGACAGGAGGCCTGAGGGTGTGGGCTGAGCGGAGTGGCCGCTGAGGGGACAACAGAGGAGGTCCCCAGAGCCGGTGGGCAGGAGGCCGATGCCAGTAGCTGCCCTGGGCCTCAGACAGCAGCCGCGCAGGCTGGGCGGGAAGATTGTGCTAGGTTGCGGACGGAGGGCGGGGCCAGAAGAGTGGACAATGGGCCACGCCCCTCATCATGAGCTGCAAGCTCATTGGCTGAGGAGACAGGATTGATGTGCCCTGCGTCTAATGAAAGACCAAGACCCTTTGGTTGGGTCCAATGAAACACCAAGGCCTTTTGGTTCTAAGATTGCTCCCAACCGCCTTCCTGTTCTTTGACGCCTTGGGGTGCTATGCTACGGTCCACAAAGTTCCTGTCCTTTTAATTATACAAGGAAAACTATAGTGGTCCAATATATGGACAGCCTGGGTTGGGTAAACGTTTTCTGTAAAGAGCAGAGAGTTAACATTTTGGGTTTGGAGGTGCTCAGAAGTAAAACTGAAATTATTATGTAGGCACTTACATAACAAAGGAGAAAGCaaatttccacaaatattttgcTGTTGAAACTAAAAAATACTAATAACtgcatacaattttttaaataacagatctattaatgagaagaatggaattcTTTTGGGAGAATAACATTTTGCTTAATTGAAATTCCAAGTGACACTATTGGTTTAATAATACATGAGAGATTCAAATATTGTCTGCAGCATAACTGCtgataaataatataatgaataacCATGAGTTAAATAACttatattttcacaaattttGTACATTTGTTCactaagtctttttttctccacACATATTTTAACACCATCAGTTATAACACAACTTAGTAGATTCCACTTGTTTATACTAAGTGTTTTTTCAACTCCAAAAATATTCATCTCAGACTAGTTCCATGCAGACTGTTCATAGATACTAATTCTTCAGTCATTTTCAACTCAGCAGTCATCAACCAACCTTTCAGTCCTAGTCTGCTCAATACTGATACTGCCAAATTCCTGGGATCACAATTATGAAATTTTTGACATGTTTGTTAGACAGTGCAAGTACTACCAGGAAAATCTCAGGCAGGTCTTGAGACTCAAAGCTCTgccaaagtaaataaaaatgctaattgaCTGACTATGTCTCTCAAATCTCTTAAAGAAATCCCATAGCTCTGCCACTTGGTACCCCAAAGATGAGCTCATTAAGAAGCTGCCAATGAAAAACTATGGCTATGAAATGACAAAGGTTACTGTGACTAACCATTTCAGAGCTGAGCCACTAGGGGCTAGTTCACACATAAGGGACAGTAATGTCAGTATAGGATATGATGCTAAAATAGTGCCTCTGTCCATACAACGAAAGATGATCTTTCATATGGAGTCCAAGCTACCTCCAAGTCCCTTACTCCTCACTCCAATCTTACGATAAACAGCTACATGGCTTAACACCATCAGAGTCAAATCTCTGTGACAGTCAGTATGAAG is drawn from Camelus ferus isolate YT-003-E chromosome X, BCGSAC_Cfer_1.0, whole genome shotgun sequence and contains these coding sequences:
- the LOC116661985 gene encoding cancer/testis antigen 47A-like isoform X2, coding for MSTTGEGDPASGGLDGSTGAAGAPAGATGAARAGDRADRDSGPHGDHDDSGSPPGVAALEARRAAGGPGEAAGLVAALEGGSSEDDSDIGPVQDEDGEEEPPEVLDVEVDAHQFPMVGFRFLLMDLVHSLLRRIYHNDHILVRPRGGRVVVRPRPPSPTGSAMLPVTPAPGGPGEGPAPKAQEPEEPEDPEEDASWETPEEGPAEEADDDISVWEMAEETSTSEGTTSYQYENSSEEAHGSESKGKEKFNKKQEEPEKHQDPAEGKPRNPSWEE
- the LOC116661985 gene encoding cancer/testis antigen 47A-like isoform X1 yields the protein MSTTGEGDPASGGLDGSTGAAGAPAGATGAARAGDRADRDSGPHGDHDDSGSPPGVAALEARRAAGGPGEAAGLVAALEGGSSEDDSDIGPVQDEDGEEEPPEVLDVEVDAHQFPMVGFRFLLMDLVHSLLRRIYHNDHILVRPRGGRVVVRPRPPSPTGSAMLPVTPAPGGPGEGPAPKAQEPEEPEDPEEDASWETPEEGPAEEADDDISVWEMAEETSTSEGTTSYQYENSSEEAHGSESKGKEKFNKKQEEPEKHQDPAEGKPRNPRRPWEF